The following proteins come from a genomic window of Alicyclobacillus dauci:
- a CDS encoding peptidyl-prolyl cis-trans isomerase, translated as MASIKQFVSPVVGALVGAVIVGGVWYGVHASTSSSHQIVAKVGSTPITHQDLVNETEAYAGTQMLSQLITNQLILDAAKSQNVSASDTEVNQSLQSLEQQNGISSDAQLQDMLKQSHMTKAELMNQLKVQVLEQKLAESKVTVTDQQIQDFYNKNKQSLASPETRSISDIIVSSQGQAKQIQQQLSQGKKFSDLAKQSSTDSATKDKGGAMGTFSQAELSQQAPDIASAAFKLKKGDVSSPIKVASGYELVQVTAITPAKVPTLAEAKSNIVSALKQQNAPAPQQLVADLMKKDNVQIIDTSYASVKQQLANPAPQTGLPTGGQ; from the coding sequence TTGGCATCTATAAAGCAATTTGTCTCTCCGGTCGTGGGTGCACTTGTCGGTGCGGTCATCGTCGGTGGAGTATGGTATGGGGTACATGCGTCTACGTCTTCGAGTCATCAGATCGTTGCGAAGGTTGGGAGTACCCCTATCACGCACCAAGATCTAGTGAACGAGACTGAGGCATACGCTGGGACACAAATGTTGTCTCAGTTGATTACAAATCAGTTGATTTTAGATGCTGCGAAGAGTCAAAATGTGTCAGCGTCAGACACAGAGGTCAATCAGTCTCTGCAGAGCTTGGAGCAACAAAATGGAATTTCCAGTGACGCGCAGTTGCAGGACATGCTCAAACAGAGCCACATGACGAAGGCAGAGCTCATGAACCAGTTAAAGGTTCAGGTACTCGAACAAAAACTTGCTGAAAGCAAGGTCACCGTCACGGATCAACAAATCCAGGATTTTTACAATAAGAACAAGCAAAGTCTTGCTTCTCCAGAGACACGTTCCATCTCGGACATTATCGTTTCTTCTCAGGGACAGGCAAAGCAAATTCAGCAGCAATTGAGCCAAGGCAAGAAGTTCTCTGATTTGGCGAAGCAGAGCTCGACGGACAGCGCCACGAAGGATAAGGGTGGGGCGATGGGAACGTTCTCCCAAGCTGAATTGTCACAACAGGCACCTGACATCGCCAGCGCGGCCTTTAAGCTGAAGAAGGGTGACGTAAGCTCGCCAATTAAAGTTGCTTCCGGGTATGAACTGGTTCAGGTAACGGCTATCACACCCGCGAAAGTACCGACGTTGGCCGAGGCGAAAAGCAATATCGTCAGCGCGCTCAAGCAACAGAATGCACCGGCACCACAGCAACTTGTTGCAGATTTGATGAAGAAAGATAATGTACAAATTATCGATACAAGCTATGCGAGTGTCAAACAGCAATTGGCTAATCCAGCACCACAAACTGGTCTCCCAACAGGTGGCCAATAA